A stretch of the Aphis gossypii isolate Hap1 chromosome 2, ASM2018417v2, whole genome shotgun sequence genome encodes the following:
- the LOC114122134 gene encoding GDP-mannose 4,6 dehydratase has protein sequence MENGDIDINSCRKVALITGITGQDGSYLAELLLDKGYEVHGIIRRSSTFNTGRIEHLYLDPKSHMEGKMKLHYGDMTDSSCLVKIIGMVKPTEVYNLAAQSHVKISFELSEYTAEVDGVGTLRLLDAIRACQLENNVRFYQASTSELYGKVVEIPQKETTPFYPRSPYACAKLYAYWIVTNYREAYNMYACNGILFNHESPRRGENFVTRKITRSVAKIAIGSLDCIQLGNLDSKRDWGHAKDYVEAMWLMLQQDTPQDFVIATGEMHSIREFVEKAFKHIGKTIIWEGKGLNEVGKEESTNVVRVKVNPKYFRPTEVELLLGDATKAKTVLGWAPKVNFEELVYDMMEADLALMKKNPSA, from the exons ATGGAAAACGGTGACATTGATATAAATAGTTGTAGAAAAGTAGCATTAATCACAGGAATCACTGGTCag gaTGGATCATACCTAGCTGAATTGTTGTTAGATAAAGGATATGAAGTTCATGGTATTATACGGCGTTCAAGCACGTTTAACACTGGTCGTATAGAACATCTCTACTTAGATCCTAAATCACATATGGAAGGCAAAATGAAACTTCACTATGGTGACATGACTGATAGTAGTTGTCTTGTGAAAATTATAGGAATGGTGAAACCAACTGAAGTTTATAATTTGGCTGCTCAAAGTCATGTTAAG atttcatTTGAACTAAGTGAATATACAGCTGAAGTAGATGGTGTTGGGACTCTTAGGTTACTAGATGCCATTAGAGCGTGTCAGCTAGAAAATAATGTACGTTTTTATCAAGCTTCTACTTCAGAATTATATGGAAAAGTTGTTGAAATACCTCAAAAAGAAACTACTCCATTTTACCCTAGATCTCCatatg caTGTGCCAAATTATATGCTTATTGGATTGTGACAAACTATCGAGAAGCATACAATATGTATGCTTGCAATGGCATACTGTTTAATCATGAAAGTCCTAGAAGAGGTGAAAACTTTGTGACAAGAAAAATTACCAGATCGGTAGCAAAAATTGCAATTGGTTCATTGGATTGTATTCAATTAGGAAACTTAGATTCTAAGAGAGACTGGGGCCATGCCAAAGATTATGTTGAA gcaATGTGGTTAATGTTACAACAAGATACACCTCAAGATTTTGTGATTGCTACTGGTGAAATGCACAGTATTAGAGAATTCGTAGAAAAAGCATTTAAGCACAttggtaaaacaattatttgggAAGGAAAAGGGTTAAATGAAGTGGGGAAAGAAGAATCTACCAATGTTGTACGTGTTAAAGTGAATCCTAAATATTTTCGTCCAACGGAAGTT GAACTTTTGCTGGGCGACGCCACCAAAGCCAAAACTGTACTCGGATGGGCCCCCAAAGTAAATTTCGAG GAACTCGTCTACGATATGATGGAAGCTGATCTAGCGCTCATGAAGAAAAATCCATCTGCCTGA
- the LOC114122176 gene encoding uncharacterized protein LOC114122176: protein MDSPTSDVLLLSEDDSGLLVNGSFSNSSASSSSNKHSPQFKCKECDDELSLSQEDSLIDDSDTSYTQQYNTLKKCPNVQKSENPIQPPVEFQDHTNSINVYSPPFEFKDNQCKHIQSPVYTNECMIRVEKYAEGFIKSLIIDSLKHLDPLHDTRHIKQQKLYHNLGIYWKTNYRLPNGSNNSLLSTISSSHNSLFNVVSSDDSNFISSAVSHDALNSDTYTLPIDSSPFNVAFRRPLRKKRKFRDQCHSIPVSKKSGEKCVDVQEPIHMTVKDVRTILHNIYSNTEECSKPEVANVSKCNDVQNDHNKENCVSKISSSKCKIRKKSFMVNIKHKKAKDNSTAEDIGGHSSSHSTRKIFCSSPFISSTKSNFSFSLKQTFCNIFRSRKSTSTDLDPELNPTDTVVLLDVTKEATFENRALPPVPDDGPRDTYERETSMDFATSIEKVKDYGWYWGPTSGEVAEKILSNEPDGSFIVRDSSDDHYIFSLTFKLNGFVRHVRIEHDQGNFSFGSCTKFKSHTIVEFVENAVEHSRSGRYLFFLHRRPILGPMRVQLLHPVSRFKQVQSLQHMARFVILKMVRRDLIHKLPLPRRLIDYLNTPHYYCEQLGSSDSSQSSTPTPAVHLISFTPP, encoded by the exons ATGGATTCGCCAACATCTGATGTGCTTTTGCTCAGTGAAGACGACAGCGGTCTTTTGGTCAATGGTTCGTTTTCAAACAGTTCTGCCAGTAGCAGTTCTAACAAACATTCACCGCAATTTAAA tgtaaAGAATGTGATGATGAGTTATCATTAAGTCAAGAGGATTCTCTAATTGACGATTCTGACACATCATATACACAAcagtataatacattgaaGAAATGTCCTAATGTTCAAAAATCAGAGAATCCAATTCAGCCTCCTGTTGAATTTCAAGACCATACAAATTCTATTAATGTTTACTCTCCTCCATTTGAATTTAAAGACAATCAATGTAAACATATTCAATCTCCTGTCTACACCAATGAATGTATGATTCGTGTTGAAAAATATGCAGAAGGTTTTATAAAGTCGTTGATCATTGACTCGCTGAAACACTTAGATCCATTGCATGAtactag gcacattaaacaacaaaaactgtatcataatttaggtatttattggAAAACTAATTATCGTTTACCAAATGGATCAAATAATTCTTTGTTATCAACTATTTCATCGTCTCATAACTCCTTATTTAATGTAGTTTCTTCGGatgattcaaattttatatcttCTGCTGTTTCACATGATGCTCTTAATAGcgatacatatacattaccAATTGATAGTTCCCCATTTAATGTCGCTTTTCGACGACCgttgagaaaaaaaagaaaatttcgtGATCAGTGCCATTCCATACCAGTTAGTAAAAA ATCAGGCGAAAAATGTGTCGATGTTCAAGAGCCCATACACATGACTGTAAAAGATGTACGAACAATTcttcacaatatttatagtaatacagAAGAGTGTAGCAAACCTGAAGTTGCAAATGTATCAAAATGCAATGATGTACAAAACGATCACAACAAAGAGAACTGTGTTAGCAAAATATCATCGTCTAAATgcaaaatcagaaaaaaatcatttatggtgaatattaaacataaaaaagctAAAGACAATAGCACAGCAGAAGATATTGGTGGTCATAGCTCTAGTCATTCAACAAGAAAAATCTTTTGTTCATCTCCATTTATTTCATCGACAAAATCCAACTTTTCttttagtttaaaacaaacattttgtaatatttttcgttcACGTAAAAGTACATCAACAGACTTGGACCCGGAATTAAACCCAACAGATACTGTCGTTCTTTTAGATGTAACTAAGGAGGCAACGTTTGAAAATCGTGCACTTCCACCTGTACCTGATGATGGGCCCAGAGATACATATGAACGTGAAACTAGTATGGATTTTGCAACTAGCATTGAAAAAGTGAAAGAT tatggaTGGTATTGGGGTCCAACATCGGGAGAAGTTGCAGAAAAAATACTGTCAAATGAACCCGATGGATCGTTTATTGTACGTGACAGTAGTGatgatcattatatattttcattgacaTTTAAACTGAATGGTTTTGTTCGGCATGTTAGAATTGAGCATGATCaag gaaattttagttttggtagttgtacaaaatttaaaagtcaTACAATTGTTGAATTTGTTGAAAACGCAGTAGAACATTCTCGTAGTGGAAGGTATTTGTTCTTTTTGCATAGACGTCCAATTCTCGGACCAATGAGAGTTCAGTTACTTCATCCTGTTTCTCGCTTCAAACAAGTCCAAAGCTTACAACACATGGCCAG gtttgTCATTTTGAAGATGGTACGACGAGATTTGATCCACAAATTGCCATTACCCAGACGActgattgattatttaaatacacctcattattattgtgaacaACTAGGTAGCTCTGACAGTAGCCAATCATCAACTCCTACTCCAGCTgtacatttaatatcatttacaccaccttaa
- the LOC114122320 gene encoding ubiquitin-conjugating enzyme E2 G2, translated as MAGSALRRLMAEYKQLTLNPPEGIIAGPTTEENYFEWEALITGPEGTCFEGGVFPAKLIFPSDYPLSPPKMSFTCEMFHPNIYSDGRVCISILHAPGDDPMGYESSNERWSPVQSVEKILLSVISMLAEPNDESGANVDAAKMWRENREEFNKKAEELVRKTLGIPPNE; from the exons ATGGCTGGATCTGCTTTAAGAAGACTTATGGCTgaatataaac aGCTGACATTAAATCCTCCGGAAGGGATTATTGCTGGACCAACCActgaagaaaattattttgagtggGAAGCATTAATTac AGGGCCAGAAGGTACATGTTTTGAAGGTGGTGTTTTTCCAGCTAAACTTATATTTCCATCTGACTATCCATTGAGTCCACCAAAAATGAGTTTTACTTGTGAAATGTTTCATCCAAACA tttattcagATGGGCGTGTATGTATTTCAATTCTCCATGCACCTGGGGATGATCCCATGGGTTACGAATCCAGTAATGAAAGATGGAGTCCTGTACAGAGCGttgaaaaaattcttttatctGTTATTAGTATGCTTGCtg AGCCAAATGATGAAAGTGGGGCAAATGTTGATGCGGCTAAAATGTGGCGTGAGAATCGtgaagaatttaataaaaaagctGAAGAGTTAGTCAGAAAAACTTTAGGAATACCACCAAATGAATGA